In the genome of Tautonia marina, one region contains:
- the nuoH gene encoding NADH-quinone oxidoreductase subunit NuoH: MATWQILVILVKILVIVGLFQGAVAYMIMLERKIAAWAQDRVGPNRAGPFGLLQPLADGAKMLLKEDVIPGYVNRPIYVLAPAIAIVAATIGFAVVPFGPVGSDAPTVNGHAIEFQIAPNVDIGILYVFAIGSLAVYAVILGGWASNNKYSFLGGLRNSAQIISYEIPLGLSVIGMVMMARSLDLGEIMSWQEQNGLGFIPAWGILVQPLGCLIFLISAFAETNRLPFDLAEAEQELVGGFHTEYSAMKFGMFFLGEYLHVITVSFLMSILFLGGWDPLFFDLSSNGWIPAVIKVGVLFFKVFLMVVFIMWIRWTLPRFRYDQLMNLAWKAMIPLALLNLIVTMILLQIFRGIG; this comes from the coding sequence ATGGCGACCTGGCAGATTCTCGTCATCCTGGTGAAGATCCTCGTGATCGTCGGACTCTTCCAGGGTGCCGTGGCGTACATGATCATGCTCGAACGGAAGATCGCGGCCTGGGCTCAGGACCGCGTTGGCCCCAATCGGGCCGGCCCGTTCGGCCTCCTTCAGCCACTCGCCGACGGTGCGAAGATGTTGCTGAAGGAGGATGTGATCCCCGGCTACGTCAACCGACCGATCTACGTGCTCGCTCCGGCCATTGCCATTGTTGCCGCCACCATCGGCTTCGCGGTCGTGCCGTTCGGACCGGTCGGTTCGGACGCTCCGACAGTCAACGGGCATGCGATTGAATTCCAGATTGCTCCGAATGTCGATATTGGAATTCTTTATGTCTTCGCCATCGGCAGCCTTGCGGTCTATGCGGTGATCCTCGGCGGCTGGGCCTCAAACAACAAATACTCGTTTCTCGGTGGGTTGCGTAACAGCGCTCAGATCATTAGTTACGAAATCCCGCTCGGTCTTTCCGTGATCGGGATGGTCATGATGGCCCGCTCCCTTGATCTCGGCGAGATCATGTCGTGGCAAGAGCAAAATGGATTGGGATTCATCCCTGCCTGGGGAATTCTCGTCCAACCGCTTGGATGCCTCATCTTTCTGATCAGCGCTTTCGCCGAGACGAATCGCTTGCCCTTCGACCTTGCGGAAGCTGAGCAGGAACTTGTTGGTGGCTTTCATACCGAATATTCGGCGATGAAGTTCGGCATGTTTTTCCTTGGCGAATACTTGCATGTGATCACGGTCAGCTTCCTGATGTCGATCCTCTTCCTGGGAGGTTGGGATCCCCTCTTCTTCGACCTTAGTTCGAATGGCTGGATTCCGGCGGTGATCAAGGTGGGAGTCCTGTTCTTCAAGGTCTTCCTGATGGTCGTCTTCATCATGTGGATTCGTTGGACCTTGCCCCGTTTCCGCTACGACCAACTCATGAACCTCGCCTGGAAGGCGATGATTCCCTTGGCCTTGTTAAATCTCATCGTGACCATGATTCTTCTTCAAATCTTCCGGGGTATCGGCTGA
- the nuoF gene encoding NADH-quinone oxidoreductase subunit NuoF: MAAFEPVLTRNFAVENSQSLEVYESRGGYKAARKALTSMSPDEVVQLVKDSELRGRGGAGFPTGLKWTFLPKDRQQTFMCVNGDESEPATFNNRYLLERDPHQMIEGIIISCFATKASTAYLYNRFEYITATRIMEKAIAEAKKAGYLGKNIFGSGFDLEIYVHRGAGAYICGEETGLIESLEGKRGWPRIKPPFPAVEGAFRKPTVVNNIETLCCVPHIVERGVDWFKSIGTPKSYGPKLYTISGHVNKQVCVELPLGVTTRQLIEDHGGGVWKGRKVKAAVPGGISMGLLSAEELDVPLDFEEIRKTGCLGLGTAAVTVVDDQTPIMDVLYNTCRFFAHESCGQCTPCREGTTWFYKTMKRIKAGGGRLEDLEVMGQLANNMGLTPGTTICGLADGAAWPVKNALAKFRAELEDYIRTHQRPEARPNPLQEAIFQGVSPSRFGTSMPDPTEPLALPDAPGDNPRLTPGP, translated from the coding sequence CTTCGCCGTCGAGAACAGCCAATCGCTCGAAGTTTACGAGTCTCGGGGTGGCTACAAGGCCGCTCGGAAGGCGTTGACCTCGATGTCGCCTGACGAGGTGGTCCAACTCGTCAAGGATTCCGAACTGCGGGGACGAGGCGGGGCGGGATTCCCGACCGGCCTGAAATGGACGTTTCTCCCGAAGGATCGCCAGCAGACGTTCATGTGCGTCAATGGCGATGAGAGCGAGCCGGCCACCTTCAACAACCGCTACCTTCTGGAGCGTGATCCCCATCAGATGATCGAGGGGATCATCATCTCCTGCTTCGCCACCAAGGCGAGCACCGCCTACCTCTACAACCGCTTCGAGTACATTACCGCCACCCGCATCATGGAAAAGGCAATCGCCGAGGCGAAGAAGGCGGGTTACCTCGGGAAAAACATTTTCGGATCGGGCTTCGATCTGGAAATCTACGTTCACCGAGGCGCCGGGGCGTACATTTGCGGTGAAGAAACAGGGTTGATCGAAAGTCTTGAGGGGAAGCGGGGTTGGCCTCGGATCAAACCGCCGTTTCCGGCCGTCGAGGGAGCCTTCCGCAAGCCGACGGTGGTGAATAATATCGAAACGCTTTGCTGCGTTCCCCACATTGTTGAGCGAGGGGTCGACTGGTTCAAGTCGATCGGGACTCCCAAGAGTTACGGACCGAAGCTGTACACGATTTCCGGCCACGTCAACAAGCAGGTCTGCGTCGAGCTCCCGCTCGGGGTAACCACTCGTCAGTTGATCGAGGATCACGGAGGAGGCGTTTGGAAAGGACGCAAGGTCAAGGCTGCGGTTCCCGGCGGCATCAGTATGGGTTTACTGAGCGCCGAGGAACTGGACGTTCCCCTCGACTTCGAGGAAATTCGCAAAACCGGATGCCTCGGACTCGGAACTGCTGCGGTCACGGTGGTCGATGACCAGACCCCGATCATGGATGTCCTTTACAATACGTGCCGCTTCTTCGCTCACGAAAGCTGTGGCCAGTGCACTCCCTGTCGCGAAGGGACAACATGGTTCTACAAAACCATGAAGCGCATCAAGGCCGGTGGCGGTCGCCTGGAAGACCTCGAGGTGATGGGCCAACTGGCGAATAACATGGGTTTGACCCCCGGCACGACCATTTGCGGTCTTGCTGATGGTGCCGCCTGGCCGGTCAAGAATGCCCTGGCCAAGTTCCGGGCCGAACTGGAGGACTACATTCGCACGCATCAACGACCCGAAGCGCGACCGAACCCGCTTCAAGAAGCGATTTTCCAGGGTGTCTCCCCCTCTCGCTTCGGGACAAGCATGCCCGATCCGACCGAGCCGCTGGCGTTGCCGGACGCTCCCGGGGACAACCCTCGCCTCACGCCCGGCCCCTAA
- a CDS encoding molybdopterin-dependent oxidoreductase yields the protein MATIIINGTEYTLPEGERLNAIQAAQRFGIEIPYYCWHPALSVVANCRMCEIQVGAKDPKTGEIKMIPKMVPGCQTPAKDGTVIVTDSPEVQAHQSMIMEYLLINHPLDCPVCDQAGQCGLQDYSFKHGQSVHRFVEERTINPRKDVSDQIQLNMDRCIMCTRCVRFTREITGTNELQVERRGNHAEITTFPDHPLDNPLAGNVVDLCPVGALLDKDFLHKQRFWFNDQHKSLCTRCSTGCNITAEENRGQIWRLRARYNPKVNDYWICDEGRYSYKSANDKNLLPAMYLRDSGSLQEAPADRALDVARTRLKEVAAQGGRIAAIVSPFLTVEEAYLLCSYVKGLSASAQLVLGPYSVVGDDVVFSPDQRAGRTGDTSFVVPRPFTIHAEKCPNRNGVERILTHFQGSVIPFDQFRTDAAKQPFDALLVTGGGHDPVFEGPEMTALRDATKFLVVQDVWPTDLAGLADVILSSATFAEKAGCYVNAQGRLQYASAVLPPRDGSLPDLDILAILMERPGGGPVSSGEVLAELAAQVPGFEAVTRLEGEFPAFGLLLDEDESPAPGMELYVDPWHAPRGKVTLAR from the coding sequence ATGGCCACCATCATCATCAACGGTACGGAGTACACGCTGCCCGAGGGCGAGCGGCTGAACGCCATTCAGGCGGCGCAGCGGTTCGGGATCGAGATCCCGTACTACTGTTGGCATCCCGCCCTCTCCGTCGTGGCCAACTGTCGGATGTGCGAGATCCAGGTCGGTGCCAAGGACCCGAAGACCGGGGAGATCAAGATGATCCCCAAGATGGTCCCCGGGTGTCAGACACCGGCCAAGGATGGGACCGTGATCGTCACCGATAGCCCTGAAGTTCAGGCGCATCAGTCGATGATCATGGAATACCTTCTGATCAATCACCCACTTGACTGCCCCGTCTGCGACCAGGCAGGGCAGTGCGGCTTGCAGGATTACAGCTTCAAGCACGGTCAGTCGGTCCACCGGTTCGTGGAAGAGCGGACCATTAACCCCCGCAAGGACGTCTCGGACCAAATTCAACTGAACATGGACCGGTGCATCATGTGCACCCGCTGTGTTCGGTTCACCCGAGAGATTACGGGAACCAACGAGCTGCAAGTCGAACGTCGTGGCAACCACGCCGAGATCACGACCTTCCCCGATCATCCGCTTGACAATCCGCTCGCCGGCAACGTGGTCGATCTTTGCCCCGTTGGTGCGCTGCTCGACAAGGATTTTCTGCACAAGCAACGGTTCTGGTTCAACGACCAGCACAAGTCGCTCTGCACCCGCTGCTCGACCGGTTGCAACATCACGGCCGAGGAGAATCGTGGGCAGATCTGGCGCCTTCGGGCGCGGTACAACCCCAAGGTCAATGATTACTGGATCTGCGACGAGGGTCGTTACAGCTACAAGTCGGCCAACGACAAGAATCTCCTGCCTGCGATGTACCTTCGCGACTCGGGATCGCTTCAAGAAGCTCCGGCGGACCGAGCGCTCGACGTGGCCCGGACCCGATTGAAGGAGGTCGCCGCCCAGGGCGGACGAATCGCCGCGATCGTTTCCCCGTTCTTGACGGTCGAAGAGGCTTATCTCCTCTGCTCCTATGTCAAGGGACTGAGTGCGTCGGCTCAACTGGTGCTCGGCCCTTATTCGGTTGTGGGTGACGATGTTGTCTTCTCTCCCGATCAGCGCGCCGGGCGGACAGGAGACACGTCGTTCGTGGTCCCTCGCCCCTTCACGATTCACGCCGAGAAGTGTCCAAACCGAAACGGCGTTGAGCGAATCTTGACCCACTTCCAGGGCTCGGTGATTCCGTTCGACCAGTTCCGCACGGACGCGGCGAAGCAACCGTTTGACGCCCTGTTGGTGACCGGCGGCGGTCATGATCCGGTCTTCGAAGGCCCCGAGATGACGGCCTTGCGAGACGCGACTAAGTTCCTCGTCGTTCAGGATGTCTGGCCGACGGATCTGGCGGGACTGGCGGACGTGATCCTTTCCTCCGCAACCTTCGCCGAAAAGGCCGGCTGCTACGTCAATGCACAGGGTCGTCTGCAGTACGCGTCCGCGGTTTTGCCTCCTCGGGACGGAAGCCTCCCTGACCTCGACATCCTGGCGATCCTGATGGAGCGGCCCGGTGGCGGTCCCGTTTCCTCCGGTGAAGTCCTTGCGGAACTGGCCGCTCAGGTTCCCGGCTTCGAGGCCGTGACCCGGCTCGAAGGTGAGTTCCCCGCGTTCGGGCTCCTCCTGGACGAGGACGAGTCACCGGCACCGGGAATGGAACTCTATGTTGACCCCTGGCATGCTCCTCGGGGTAAGGTCACATTGGCTCGATGA
- a CDS encoding NuoI/complex I 23 kDa subunit family protein: MKLDDPNLKRVEPPKLTLFEKTYLPQILGGLAVTGRHILGAAVGGKAITVQYPEEQHVPSANYRGVHRLNKDEQGRVKCVACMLCATACPAHCIDIVGATAPPEWDDREKYPESFVIDELRCIYCGMCEEACPVDAIELTGLYDLTGLSREEMIYDKTKLLSVFDMTKDAEPMQSGNPPATLALPTSPLEPGGPGPRSSSSADMPSRS; encoded by the coding sequence ATGAAACTGGATGATCCCAACCTCAAGCGTGTTGAGCCACCGAAGCTCACGCTTTTCGAAAAAACCTACCTGCCTCAAATTCTCGGTGGGCTCGCGGTCACCGGACGTCACATTCTCGGGGCGGCTGTTGGTGGAAAGGCCATCACGGTCCAGTACCCTGAGGAGCAGCATGTTCCCTCGGCGAACTATCGTGGGGTTCACCGTCTCAACAAAGACGAGCAAGGGCGCGTGAAATGCGTCGCCTGCATGCTCTGCGCCACCGCCTGCCCTGCGCATTGCATCGACATCGTCGGGGCCACCGCTCCGCCTGAGTGGGACGATCGCGAGAAGTATCCTGAAAGCTTCGTGATCGACGAATTGCGGTGCATCTACTGCGGCATGTGCGAGGAAGCCTGCCCGGTCGATGCGATTGAACTGACTGGCCTGTACGACCTCACCGGTCTCAGTCGGGAAGAGATGATCTACGACAAAACCAAGCTCCTTTCGGTCTTTGACATGACCAAGGATGCCGAGCCGATGCAGTCGGGAAATCCCCCGGCGACCCTTGCCCTGCCTACTTCGCCGCTTGAACCCGGGGGGCCTGGCCCTCGATCCTCCTCCTCCGCCGACATGCCCTCCAGGAGCTGA